From Cronobacter turicensis z3032, the proteins below share one genomic window:
- the yhgN gene encoding UPF0056 inner membrane protein yhgN: MRRHVYRYQDSFMNDILSAAVLLILIMDPLGNLPIFMSVLKHTEPKRRRAIMVRELFIALLLMLIFLFAGENILAFLNLRAETVSISGGIILFLIAIKMIFPSQEGNSTGLPAGEEPFIVPLAIPLVAGPTLLATLMLLSHQYPNQMGHLVIALLLAWGGTFVILLQSSLFLRLLGEKGVNALERLMGLVLVMLATQMFLDGIRAWMKG; the protein is encoded by the coding sequence ATCAGGCGTCACGTTTACCGTTATCAGGACTCTTTCATGAATGACATTCTCTCCGCCGCCGTCCTGCTGATCCTGATTATGGATCCGCTGGGCAACCTGCCGATTTTCATGTCGGTGCTCAAGCATACCGAGCCGAAACGCCGTCGGGCGATTATGGTGCGCGAGCTGTTTATCGCGCTGCTGCTGATGCTTATCTTCCTGTTTGCGGGCGAGAACATCCTGGCGTTCCTGAATCTGCGCGCCGAGACCGTCTCTATTTCCGGCGGCATTATTCTGTTCCTTATCGCCATCAAGATGATTTTCCCAAGCCAGGAAGGCAACAGTACCGGTCTGCCTGCGGGTGAGGAGCCGTTTATCGTGCCGCTGGCGATTCCGCTGGTCGCAGGCCCCACGCTGCTTGCGACCCTGATGCTGCTGTCGCACCAGTATCCGAACCAGATGGGGCATCTGGTCATCGCGCTGCTGCTCGCCTGGGGCGGCACGTTTGTTATCCTGTTGCAGTCTTCGCTCTTTTTACGGCTGCTCGGCGAGAAAGGCGTCAACGCGCTGGAGCGCCTGATGGGGCTGGTGCTGGTGATGCTCGCCACCCAGATGTTCCTGGACGGGATTCGGGCGTGGATGAAGGGATAG